The genomic segment TGGGCTCGGTATTCGTTCCGTCAGCCTGTGGGAGGGGGAGAACTAAGATGAAATCTGCCATTGTTTCTGTCTCTGTCGCCACTGTGTGGACCAAGCCGGAGTCGCCGCGTGATATTGACCAAGTGGCACTCCACTCCCCGGTTGATGCACGAAGCTGGCTCGCTTCCCTTACTGTTGACGAGAAGCTTGGTTTTTACGACAATAACGCGATTCAAACCCAAGCGCTGTACGGTACGCGCGTAGAGGTAGTGGAGGAGCAAGGGGAATGGTCACAAATTCTGATTCCTGATCAGACGACGAACAAAAACACAACAGGCTATCCGGGCTGGGTTCCTTCTCGCCAGCTAGCACCGTGGTCAGATGCTTTTCAGGTACAGCAGGGCCAAAAGCTGGCGATGGTCACGGCGGCGTTTACCCGTCTACATACAGCCGACAAAAAGCCAGACATCGAGCTTGCGTTTTTGACCAAACTGCCGCTGATTGAGGAAACCGCTGACTGGGTAACGGTAGCGACACCGAACGGCACAGGACTTTTGCCAAAAGCAGATGTACAAATCGTGAAAGCAAACGAGCCCATTGAGCTGTCCGGCAATCGTGGAGAGGCAATCGTAGAAGCGGGCAAGCGATTTCTCAACCTGCATTATTTATGGGGCGGCATGTCCTCTTACGGGTATGACTGCTCAGGATTTGCGTACAACATGCACCGTTCTGTCGGTCTCCAGATTCCGCGTGATGCATCTGATCAGGCAAAAGCCGGGCAGCTCGTGGAAAAAGAAGCTTTGCTTCCGGGCGATCTGCTGTTTTTTGCCCATGAAGAGGGGAAAGGCAGAGTTCATCATGTGGGTATTTACATGGGGAATGGTGAAATGATTCATTCTCCGGATTCGCGAAGTGCCATCGAGATCGTCAAGCTGGATGGCTACAAGCTCGAAAAGGAACATTGCGTCTCCAGACGATATTGGTAAACGGATAACGGGGAGGAGTGGCCAGATGCAACGAAAGAAGCTGGTCCAGGTAAAGAACCTGACAAAAACCTTTACGTTGGGTAAAGGGCTCTCACTTACGGCAGCGGACAATGTTTCCTTCGATATATATGAGGGGGAAACATTTGGACTGGTAGGGGAATCTGGCTGCGGCAAATCGACTACAGGCCGTACAATCATCGGGTTGTATCAACCGACGACAGGAGAAGTCATTTTTGATGGGCAAAACGTCCATCAGGCATCATCTGCTGAGCAGAGTAAGCTGACACGCCATATGCAAATGATTTTTCAGGACCCGTATGCTTCTCTGAATCCCCGAATGAACATTGCGGAAATCATCTCGGAGGGCCTTCATCTTAATGGGCTATATAAAGGGAAGGAACGAATGAAACGTGTGATTGAGCTGTTGGAGATGGTTGGTCTGCAAAAAGAGCATGCCAACCGTTTCCCGCATGAGTTCAGCGGTGGTCAGCGACAGCGGATAGGAATTGCTCGGGCGCTTGCCGTCAATCCTACCTTCATCATTGCCGATGAGCCGATTTCCGCACTTGATGTTTCGGTGCAGGCACAAGTCGTTAATTTAATGAAGAAACTACAGCAGGAACAAAAGCTGACGTATTTGTTTATCGCGCATGATTTGGCGATGGTCAAGCACATCAGTGACCGTATTGGCGTCATGTACCTGGGCAATATGGTCGAGATGACTGCCAGTGAAATTCTTTACGAATCACCGAAGCATCCTTACACGCAGGCGTTGTTGTCGGCCATTCCTGTCCCCGATCCTGATTTGGAGAAAAGCCGTGAGCGCACCATTATCGAAGGAGACGTTCCCAGCCCGATCAATCCACCTAGCGGCTGTGTGTTCCGTACGCGCTGTCCGGTAGCCAAAGCAGTATGCGCCGAAAAGAAGCCTATCTGGCAAGAAGTGGACACCAACCACTTCGTCGCCTGTCACTTGTATCAGTAGTCTTCGATTTTATCAGAAGATTCGACATTGTCTTTTTGCCATCCTTGGTTAATGGGGATGGCTTTTTCTTCATAAACTTTTAACTCTATCGCATGAAAGGGCTTTCATCAACCGTTCTGAGAGGAGAACTGTTAATATTCTGTTAACTGGCAGGAATCAAACAGGTTTTGTCGAAATACGGATACAGTAAAACATTCCGTGACTCACCTACTTCATCGTGATCTTCCATTCCAGAGAAGTGAGGGTTGCATATGACTCTGAGTACCTCCTCGTTCCATTCAACTCCCCGTCGCTGGCGGGAAGTGGAGACACAGTTGGGAATTGTTGTCCCTAGATCACTTCGATCGGACACTTCTGCTCTACTGTTTTTGGAAAGCGTCGCTGCAACACCCATGTTGGACAAAGAAGAAGAGCTTGCTTGCCTGATTCGCTATCAAAGGGATGGCGATCTTGAAGCACGTGAAACGATTGTGCGCGCCTATTTACGATACGTAGTTAGTACCGCTTTGCGCCATTTGAAAAGAGGGATGCCGTTCCTGGATTTGATTCAGGAGGGCACGATAGGTTTGTTTACCGCGATTGACAAATTTGATGTGGGACGTGGCGTGCGTCTCTATCATTACTCGCACTGGTGGATCTCTCAAGCGATCACCCGTGCCATCAACGACAAAGCAACTTTGATTCGCATTCCTGTCCACATGCATGAGCAGATTCGCCAGTATCAGAAGCAAGTACTACATCTCGTCCATGCTTTGAACCGTACGCCAGATCGGCAGGAGATTGCCGTACTCTTGGATATTCCATTAGAAAAGGTGGAGGCCATCGAACTGGCTTTAATGATGAAGATGGAATCCATCGACGCTGAGCTGGATAGTGAGAAATGGCAGGCTTGGCATGAAGATGAGAGCTTGAGCTACGCTGAAATCATGGATGATGGGTTGTCCTCTCTGGATGACTGGATTGAAAAGGTAGACCTTCGCTCGCAAATGCGCGCAGCGTTGGAGCGGCTTAGTCCCCGCGCTCAAGAAATTATCTCCATGCGTTATGGTCTCTATGATGATCAAGTGTATACGCTGGAAGAAGTGGGGAAAATGTTTGGTCTTACCCGTGAGCGTATTCGCCAAATTGAAGCGACGACGATTGACCGATTGCGAACGCAAAAGGCTTCACACGTATTAAAAGATTATTTAACCTAACATAGGATTTGGTTATTACGGCCCCTCTTCGCACAGAGGGGTTTTTTTCTGTCAGAAATGGTCGAATTCTCAAAGTGTCAGACTCACAGTGGGAGAAGCGTAGTCTTTTTCTCCTTGTGGTAAACTGGTAAGATAGCTTCATGATTTTTTCGCTATGTAAAGAAGGAGTTCGAAAAGGAGGATCGCTACATGGGCGATTATATGATAAGAGCAACTGGTTTTAATGGGCATGTTCGCGCATTTGCCGCACGCACGACAGAATCTGTCGAAGATATGCGTCGTCGTCACGACATGTGGAATACAGCGACAGCAGCAGCGGGACGTACGCTGACTATTACCTTGATGATGGGGGCTATGTTAAAAGGAAACGAGAGCCTCTATGTCAAAGTAAAAGGAGGCGGACCAATCGGGCAAATCATCGCGGAAGCAAACGCACATGGTGAAGGAATCGCTTATGTATCCAACCCGCATGTCCACTTTGAGCTAAACGATAAAGGCAAGCTCGATGTAGCGCGTGCAGTGGGAACAGACGGGTTTGTGTACGTGACGAAAGATCTCGGTCTCAAGGAGCCGTATCAAGGCAGTGCGCCGATCGTCTCTGGTGAGATTGGGGAAGACTTCACTTATTATTTTGTGATGTCCGAGCAAACGCCTTCAGCAGTAGGTGTGGGTGTACTGGTTAATCCTGAGGACCGTTCTGTTTTGGCAGCGGGTGGATTCATTCTTCAGCTGTTGCCGAATACGCCAGAAGAGGTTGTAGCAGCCATTGAAGAACGCTTGGGGCAGCTTCCACAGGTTTCTCGCATGATTGGCGAAGGTTTGACTCCTGAAGAGATTTTGGCCCGCGTATTGGATGAGCCAAAAATCCTTAGCCGCACGGAGATTCAATTTAGCTGCAAATGTACAGCGGATAAGGTTGTTCAGGCACTGATCAGCATGGGACGCGAAGAAATGGAAGGTCTGATTGAGGAACAGGGCGAAGCTGAAGTACACTGTCATTTCTGTAATGAACGTTACCATTATGACAGATCCGCGTTGGAAGACATCCTGAAAGACATGTAAGCGCGGCGTCAAGTAGGGGAGTGTTGGCATGACCAACGTAAAAGGGTTGTGGGCATTCATTGGGGCGCTTGTATTGTTGCTGCTTGCCGTTACCTGGGCATGGTACCAGGCATCAGGCAAGCTGCAGCCTGCCGCCATCGTAGGGGATAAGACGATTAGCAACGATGAGTATGTAACGGCGCTGAAACAAAAGTTCGGTAAGCAAGTACTAAACGACATGATTAATCGGGAAGTCGTTTTTCAAGAGGCGAAGCGATCCGGTATCACGGTTGATCCGAAGCAGCTGGAGCAAGAGCTTTCCCAGATTCGCGACAGTTACGGCAGTCGGACAGACAGCGAGTTTGAGGCTGCGCTGTTAAAACAAGCGGGTACGACCGTGGAAGCCCTGAAGCAGGAGATTTCTTACCAAATCCTGCTGCAAACCCTGGCAACGAAGGACATGACCATCAAGGATGAAGAAGTGCTAAACGTCTACAATAGCCGATCTGACCGCTATACCCGACCGATGCAGATGCGTTTAGGACAAATCGTGGTGGCTTCACAAAAAGAAGCGGAACAAGTGTTGGCTGATTTAAAAAACGGGGCCGACTTTCAGACGATTGCCAAAGAGCGTTCGATTGATGCGGATACAGCGGTAAACGGCGGCGATGTAGGCTGGGTTTCCATCAAGGATAATCGATTGCCTGACGAGGCGAAGCCCATTGTAGAAAAGCTGGAGAAAAACAAATATAGCGAAGCGATCAAAATAGAAGATCAATACGTCATTTACCAACTGACAGAGCGCAGGGAAGCCAGTCAACGGACGTTTGAAGAGGTAAAAGATGAGCTGCGCCGAGAAATCGCATTTGCCCAGGTCGAGTCGCTGGATGTCGTGCTGGAGCGATTGCGAAAATCGGTAGGGGTCCAGATTTCTGGGCAAATGCCTCATTGACCAAATAGGCTACCGTTGATATAATTATGTCAATAAATCCTAGCGTTTTACTCGGTTATTAAAAATAGGAGGGGCAGAACATATGCGCGTGGCTAATTCCATTACCGATTTGATTGGATTTACTCCGCTTGTGAAGCTGAATCGTGTTGTCAGCGAAGATATTGCAGACATTTATTTGAAGCTGGAGTTCTTCAACCCGGGCAGCAGTGTAAAAGACCGAATTGCGTTGTCGATGATTGAGGCAGCAGAGGCAGATGGAAGTCTGAAACCGGGTGATACCATCATTGAACCTACGAGCGGAAATACCGGTATTGGACTCGCGATGGTTGCTGCTGCAAAAGGATATCGTGCTATTCTTGTCATGCCAGAGACGATGAGTATTGAGCGACGCAATCTGTTGCGTGCGTATGGTGCGGAGCTGGTTCTCACACCAGGCAGCGAAGGGATGGGCGGAGCGATTCGCAAAGCGGAAGAGCTGGCGAAAGAAGATAGCTCGTATTTCATTCCGCAACAATTTAAAAACCTGGCAAACCCGGCCATTCACCGTGAGACAACTGCTCGTGAGCTGCTGGACCAAGCAAAGGAAATCGGCGGCGTAGATGCGTTTATCTCCGGTATTGGTACAGGCGGAACGATTACGGGTGTAGGGCAGGTTCTTCGTGAACACTATCCGAATGTACAAATCGTGGCTGTTGAGCCTGCGGCTTCGCCAGTTTTGTCTGGCGGCAAACCAGGACCACATAAGATCCAAGGTATCGGGGCTGGGTTTGTTCCAGAAATTCTCGATACACAAATTTACGACGAAATCATTAAGGTAGAAAACGAGGACGCTTTTGAAACCGCGCGTCGTGTTGCTCGTCAGGAAGGGATTCTCGGCGGGATTTCTTCTGGAGCAGCGATCCATGCGGCCCTGCAAGTAGCAGCGAAGCTCGGCAAAGGCAAAAAAGTGATCGTTGTCATTCCTTCGAATGGGGAGCGTTATTTGTCCACGCCTCTGTATCAGTTCGAAGATTAATTGTAAAAAAATACCGCATGACCACGGAGCGCTACGTTGGCGACGTGGTCTTTTCTTTTTGTGTCAGGCAACTATATAATGAACGGATAAATAGTGAAAACCGGAGCGTGAAGAGGAAGAATGTTCCCTACCTTTGCTGATTGCCAGGCGTACGCCTTATCTTATCCGTTAGTTCCCCTTGCCCTGCGTAAACCGTGGTCTTCGACGATTGATCCGTGGCAGGTGCTCACAAAACTACAGCCTTCTCTGCAAAATGCTGTCCTGTTGGAAAGTGGACGAGCTGGGCGGTATACCTTTTTGGCATATGAGCCTATCGCTACGCTGCGCAGTCAGCGAGGAGAAACCATCGTTTCGTACCCAGAAGGGAAAATCGAGAGCATAGAGACTCACAACCCATTGAATGCTTTACGAGAGCTGATGTCTCGTTACCGTACGCCTGCGCTTCCAAGTATGCCAGATTTTGCTGGAGGCGCCGTAGGCTATATCAGCTATGAGATGAACCGCTTTTTTGAGCCTAGCTTGCCACAGATCGCGACTGACGACTTACAGTTGCCAGACCTGTATGTTATGATAATGCAAGACCTTCTTGTCTTTGATCATGAGACCCGAGAGATCATTTGCCTGACGCATTTGAGCGCGGACAATTTGACCGAAGAGAGCTATCGACAAGCAGCACTCCAGCTGGAAAAACGCATGGACTCGATTGCTTCATTGGCAATGGATCGCGATGAGACAGATTGGGAAGCTTTGCGCAAAAGACCGCTTGCCAAGCTAGTGCCAGCGTCAGTATCCTTTGCCAAAGACCAATTCGAGGATGCCGTTCGCCGGGTGCAGGAGTACATCGCCCAAGGGGATGTTTTTCAGGTCAATCTGTCGGTACGGCAAAGCAAGCCGGTGCAGGTGACTGCCCCAGAAGTGTACGATGTGCTTCGCAAGCTGAATCCGTCTCCTTATATGGGCTATCTGAGCTTCCCTGAATTTCAATTGGTTAGTGCCTCGCCAGAGCTACTAGTAAAGGTAAAAGGCAAGGAAGTGCATACGCGTCCGATTGCCGGTACACGACCGCGTGGATTAACGGACGAGCAGGACGATGCATTGGCACGTGAGCTGATTGATAATGAAAAGGAACGCGCAGAGCATGTCATGCTGGTTGATTTGGAGCGCAATGACATGGGCCGTGTCTGTCGCTTTGGTAGTGTGGAGGTTAGCGAATTCATGGTCGTGGAGAAATATTCCCACGTCATGCATATCGTCTCTCACGTTAAAGGAGAGCTGGCAGCAGGCAAGGATGCGCTTGATGCGATCGAAGCGACTTTTCCGGGAGGTACCATCACCGGAGCGCCAAAAGTTCGCACGATGGAAATCATCGAGGAGCTGGAGCCAGTCAAGCGAGGCGTCTACACGGGATCAATCGGCTGGTTTGGCTTCAATGGTGATATCGAGGTCAACATTGCCATCCGCACCATGGTGATCAAGGATGGCGTAGCTCATGTGCAGGCTGGAGCGGGTATCGTGATTGACTCGGTTCCAGAGGCTGAGTATGCCGAGTCATTGAAAAAGGCAGAAGCGTTGTGGAAAGCGCTTGAGTTGAGCGAGCAGAGAACGATGAGTTGAGAGGAGATGAGTGTACGATGATTTTGATGATTGATAACTACGATTCCTTTACCTACAATTTGGTGCAGTATGTGGGAGAGCTTGGGGAAGAGCTGCAAGTGTATCGCAATGACAAAATTACACTGGAAGAAATCGAACGATTGGCACCGGATTACTTAATGGTGTCTCCAGGACCGTGCACGCCAAATGAAGCGGGGATCAGCATGGATGCGATCCGCCATTTTGCCGGAAAAATTCCGATTTTGGGTGTTTGCTTGGGTCATCAGTCCATTGGGCAAGTGTTTGGTGGAAAAGTCATTCGGGCTGAGCGCCTGATGCACGGAAAAACGTCGGAAGTTTTCCATGATGGCAAAACTATCTTTCAAGACATTCCTTCTCCCTTTACGGCGGCACGCTACCATTCCTTGATTATTGAGGAAGCGTCCATTCCGAGTGAGCTGGAAGTAACCGCCCGGACAGCCGAAGGCGAAATTATGGCTGTGCGCCATCGGGAGTACCCAATCGAAGGGGTCCAGTTCCACCCTGAATCGATTATTACCGAGCACGGCAAGCAATTGCTGAAGAACTTCCTTACCGCATACGCGCGCCATACGACAGGTTAACACATAGATACGACAGGAAAACCGCCTTTTTACGAGGGCGGTTTTTTATTTACATACTCTTTATATAACATTCATGGTTCCTCGATATACGGCTTGTACAATGAAACCGAAGAAGGCAAAAAAGGAGAGATAGTAAATGGATGTAAATCGTCGACAGTTTTTGACTTATCTCGGTGTAGGGACAGCGGCGTTGGCTTCGGTAGCAACAGGAATTCCTGCCCTGGCAGCTGGCGGTACCCTATCAGGAAAAACGGCTGATCATCTGTTTGGTCTCGATACAAAAAAACATAACTTCAATCCGAAATTCAAAGAAATTCATCCGACTACAAAAGACGACGTTGTACTGCCGGACGGCTTCAAATACGATGTAGTGGCTTCCTATGGCGATAAAATCAATGCAGCAGGAGATACCTTCGGGTTCAACAATGACTTCACCTGTTTCCTTCCAATCGAAGGCAAGTCCGATCATGGCCTCTTGTGGGTGAATCACGAATATTTAGGTGAGTTGGAATATTACGTGAATGGCTATGACTACCTGAATGCAGATGCGGATGACAACAAACGTACCCCTGAGCAAATCAAGAAGTACTTGTATGCACTGGGCGGTTCCATTATTGAAATCAAAAAAGAAAATGGCAGCTGGAAGCTTGTTTCCGATTCCGAATATGGCCGTAGGGTAAGCGGGTTGACCAAGCATGTACTGACTGGCCCAGCAGCTTCTATTGCCAAAGAAGTAACCGGAACATTTGCGAACTGTTCTGGCGGTGTCACGATGTGGAATACAATTCTTTCCTGCGAGGAAAACTACATGGACGTCGTCGGTGATTGCAAACTGCCTGAAGCCGAGCATTATGGTTGGGTTGTTGAGGTAGATCCATTTGATCCGAAATCGACTCCGAAAAAGCATACAGCGCTGGGCAGATTCTCCCACGAAAACACGGCAATGGTTCTGGCTCCGACTGGACAACTGGTCGTCTACATGGGGGATGATGCGAAAGACCAATACGTGTACAAGTATGTATCCAAAGGCAAGTACGATCCGAAGGCAGGGAAAAACAATTCCAAGCTGCTGGAAGAGGGTACACTGTACGTTGCCAACTTCGGTAAGGGCAAGTGGATTGCATTGGATTTCGCAACAAATGAAGCACTGCAAAAAGCAGTCGATGCAGATGGCAAACCGATGTTTGCTTCTCAGGCTGACGTGCTTCTCAACTGCCGTGATGCATCCAAAGCAGTAGGGGCTACCCCGATGGATCGCCCAGAAGACCTGGAAGTTCATCCGATTGATGGTTCCGTCTTCATTGCCTTGACCAACAACGACAAGCATGGCAACTTCTACGGACAAATCGTTCGCCTGTTCGAGAATGACAACAACCATGCAGGCTTGGAGTTTACGTTTGAGATTTTTGCAGCAGGCGGACCACAAAGCGGTTTTGCGGCGCCAGACAACATGGCTTTCGACAGCGCGGGTAACCTGTGGGTCGTGACAGACATCTCGTCTTCGTCGATGAACAGCGGCATTTATAAATCCTTTGGAAACAATGGGGTGTTCTTCATTCCAACAACGGGTAACAGCAAGGGAGAAGCCGCACAATTCGCCTCTGCACCAGTAGGCGCTGAAATGACAGGTCCTTGGTTCACCCCTGATGAAAAAACACTGTTCCTGGCGGTGCAGCATCCAGGTGAAAACCTGAAGTCGTATGACAAGCCGACCAGCCACTGGCCTAAAGGCGGAAATGCAGTAGCCATGCCGAGCGTGATTGCTATTACAGGTTTCTAGGATAAGGAGTGTAACAGATTATGCTGTCGAGCATCGGTATTCCTGGATTAATTCTGATCCTGATCATTGCTTTGGTGATTTTCGGACCGAGTAAACTGCCAGAGATCGGTCGTGCTTTTGGACGAACCTTAACCGAATTTAAAACCGCAGCAAAAGATTTGACCAAAGACGATGATGAAAAAGAAAAGGCTCCAGAAGAAGCGTTGAAACGAATCAACTAATCCAGCCTGAGAGAAGGCGGTGCGTACACGAGACGCACTGCCTTTTTCCGCGCATGAGGAGGAGTTCGAGTGAGCAAAGAGATGCCTATACTTGAGCATGTTACAGACCTGCGCCGCAGGATTTTGATTGTGCTGTCCGTTCTTGTTGTCAGTATGGTTATCTGCTTTTTGTTTGTGGATCATATTTATTTGGCGTTAGCGAATCATTCAGGGGAAAAGCTGGCGATTCTTGGGCCGGGAGATATCCTGTCGATCTATGTAAAGCTGGCCGCAGTCGGTGCGCTTGCGATTACAATCCCGGTTGCCGCTTACCAAGTTTGGCGCTTTGTGGTGCCCGCATTGGAAGAAAGAGAGCGAAAAGTGGCGCTTATGTATATCCCGGCTCTATTCTTGCTGTTTATTTTCGGGCTTTCCTTCGCCTACTTTGTGCTCTTTCCGATGATGTACAAATTTGTGTTGGGGCTATCCAACGGGAATTTTGAACTGGTCATTACAGCGAACGATTACTTCACCTTTATGCTCAATCTGTGTCTGCCGTTTGGGTTGCTTTTTGAACTGCCGGTTGTCGTTTTGTTTTTGAGCCATTTGGGGATTCTCAACCCGCATCGTTTGGCTAAAATGCGCAAACCCGCCTATTTGGTGCTCGCGATTATCTCGATTACCATTACGCCGCCTGATTTTCTTTCCGATATTATGGTAATTGTGCCACTGATCGTTTTATATGAAATCTCCATTACTATCTCGCGTTTC from the Brevibacillus brevis genome contains:
- a CDS encoding ABC transporter ATP-binding protein, yielding MQRKKLVQVKNLTKTFTLGKGLSLTAADNVSFDIYEGETFGLVGESGCGKSTTGRTIIGLYQPTTGEVIFDGQNVHQASSAEQSKLTRHMQMIFQDPYASLNPRMNIAEIISEGLHLNGLYKGKERMKRVIELLEMVGLQKEHANRFPHEFSGGQRQRIGIARALAVNPTFIIADEPISALDVSVQAQVVNLMKKLQQEQKLTYLFIAHDLAMVKHISDRIGVMYLGNMVEMTASEILYESPKHPYTQALLSAIPVPDPDLEKSRERTIIEGDVPSPINPPSGCVFRTRCPVAKAVCAEKKPIWQEVDTNHFVACHLYQ
- the tatC gene encoding twin-arginine translocase subunit TatC, whose amino-acid sequence is MSKEMPILEHVTDLRRRILIVLSVLVVSMVICFLFVDHIYLALANHSGEKLAILGPGDILSIYVKLAAVGALAITIPVAAYQVWRFVVPALEERERKVALMYIPALFLLFIFGLSFAYFVLFPMMYKFVLGLSNGNFELVITANDYFTFMLNLCLPFGLLFELPVVVLFLSHLGILNPHRLAKMRKPAYLVLAIISITITPPDFLSDIMVIVPLIVLYEISITISRFVHGKRTQETALSPENMI
- a CDS encoding C40 family peptidase yields the protein MKSAIVSVSVATVWTKPESPRDIDQVALHSPVDARSWLASLTVDEKLGFYDNNAIQTQALYGTRVEVVEEQGEWSQILIPDQTTNKNTTGYPGWVPSRQLAPWSDAFQVQQGQKLAMVTAAFTRLHTADKKPDIELAFLTKLPLIEETADWVTVATPNGTGLLPKADVQIVKANEPIELSGNRGEAIVEAGKRFLNLHYLWGGMSSYGYDCSGFAYNMHRSVGLQIPRDASDQAKAGQLVEKEALLPGDLLFFAHEEGKGRVHHVGIYMGNGEMIHSPDSRSAIEIVKLDGYKLEKEHCVSRRYW
- the hslO gene encoding Hsp33 family molecular chaperone HslO, whose product is MGDYMIRATGFNGHVRAFAARTTESVEDMRRRHDMWNTATAAAGRTLTITLMMGAMLKGNESLYVKVKGGGPIGQIIAEANAHGEGIAYVSNPHVHFELNDKGKLDVARAVGTDGFVYVTKDLGLKEPYQGSAPIVSGEIGEDFTYYFVMSEQTPSAVGVGVLVNPEDRSVLAAGGFILQLLPNTPEEVVAAIEERLGQLPQVSRMIGEGLTPEEILARVLDEPKILSRTEIQFSCKCTADKVVQALISMGREEMEGLIEEQGEAEVHCHFCNERYHYDRSALEDILKDM
- the pabA gene encoding aminodeoxychorismate/anthranilate synthase component II, giving the protein MILMIDNYDSFTYNLVQYVGELGEELQVYRNDKITLEEIERLAPDYLMVSPGPCTPNEAGISMDAIRHFAGKIPILGVCLGHQSIGQVFGGKVIRAERLMHGKTSEVFHDGKTIFQDIPSPFTAARYHSLIIEEASIPSELEVTARTAEGEIMAVRHREYPIEGVQFHPESIITEHGKQLLKNFLTAYARHTTG
- the tatA gene encoding twin-arginine translocase TatA/TatE family subunit; amino-acid sequence: MLSSIGIPGLILILIIALVIFGPSKLPEIGRAFGRTLTEFKTAAKDLTKDDDEKEKAPEEALKRIN
- the cysK gene encoding cysteine synthase A → MRVANSITDLIGFTPLVKLNRVVSEDIADIYLKLEFFNPGSSVKDRIALSMIEAAEADGSLKPGDTIIEPTSGNTGIGLAMVAAAKGYRAILVMPETMSIERRNLLRAYGAELVLTPGSEGMGGAIRKAEELAKEDSSYFIPQQFKNLANPAIHRETTARELLDQAKEIGGVDAFISGIGTGGTITGVGQVLREHYPNVQIVAVEPAASPVLSGGKPGPHKIQGIGAGFVPEILDTQIYDEIIKVENEDAFETARRVARQEGILGGISSGAAIHAALQVAAKLGKGKKVIVVIPSNGERYLSTPLYQFED
- a CDS encoding peptidyl-prolyl cis-trans isomerase, encoding MTNVKGLWAFIGALVLLLLAVTWAWYQASGKLQPAAIVGDKTISNDEYVTALKQKFGKQVLNDMINREVVFQEAKRSGITVDPKQLEQELSQIRDSYGSRTDSEFEAALLKQAGTTVEALKQEISYQILLQTLATKDMTIKDEEVLNVYNSRSDRYTRPMQMRLGQIVVASQKEAEQVLADLKNGADFQTIAKERSIDADTAVNGGDVGWVSIKDNRLPDEAKPIVEKLEKNKYSEAIKIEDQYVIYQLTERREASQRTFEEVKDELRREIAFAQVESLDVVLERLRKSVGVQISGQMPH
- a CDS encoding sigma-70 family RNA polymerase sigma factor, giving the protein MTLSTSSFHSTPRRWREVETQLGIVVPRSLRSDTSALLFLESVAATPMLDKEEELACLIRYQRDGDLEARETIVRAYLRYVVSTALRHLKRGMPFLDLIQEGTIGLFTAIDKFDVGRGVRLYHYSHWWISQAITRAINDKATLIRIPVHMHEQIRQYQKQVLHLVHALNRTPDRQEIAVLLDIPLEKVEAIELALMMKMESIDAELDSEKWQAWHEDESLSYAEIMDDGLSSLDDWIEKVDLRSQMRAALERLSPRAQEIISMRYGLYDDQVYTLEEVGKMFGLTRERIRQIEATTIDRLRTQKASHVLKDYLT
- a CDS encoding PhoX family protein, whose protein sequence is MDVNRRQFLTYLGVGTAALASVATGIPALAAGGTLSGKTADHLFGLDTKKHNFNPKFKEIHPTTKDDVVLPDGFKYDVVASYGDKINAAGDTFGFNNDFTCFLPIEGKSDHGLLWVNHEYLGELEYYVNGYDYLNADADDNKRTPEQIKKYLYALGGSIIEIKKENGSWKLVSDSEYGRRVSGLTKHVLTGPAASIAKEVTGTFANCSGGVTMWNTILSCEENYMDVVGDCKLPEAEHYGWVVEVDPFDPKSTPKKHTALGRFSHENTAMVLAPTGQLVVYMGDDAKDQYVYKYVSKGKYDPKAGKNNSKLLEEGTLYVANFGKGKWIALDFATNEALQKAVDADGKPMFASQADVLLNCRDASKAVGATPMDRPEDLEVHPIDGSVFIALTNNDKHGNFYGQIVRLFENDNNHAGLEFTFEIFAAGGPQSGFAAPDNMAFDSAGNLWVVTDISSSSMNSGIYKSFGNNGVFFIPTTGNSKGEAAQFASAPVGAEMTGPWFTPDEKTLFLAVQHPGENLKSYDKPTSHWPKGGNAVAMPSVIAITGF
- a CDS encoding anthranilate synthase component I family protein codes for the protein MFPTFADCQAYALSYPLVPLALRKPWSSTIDPWQVLTKLQPSLQNAVLLESGRAGRYTFLAYEPIATLRSQRGETIVSYPEGKIESIETHNPLNALRELMSRYRTPALPSMPDFAGGAVGYISYEMNRFFEPSLPQIATDDLQLPDLYVMIMQDLLVFDHETREIICLTHLSADNLTEESYRQAALQLEKRMDSIASLAMDRDETDWEALRKRPLAKLVPASVSFAKDQFEDAVRRVQEYIAQGDVFQVNLSVRQSKPVQVTAPEVYDVLRKLNPSPYMGYLSFPEFQLVSASPELLVKVKGKEVHTRPIAGTRPRGLTDEQDDALARELIDNEKERAEHVMLVDLERNDMGRVCRFGSVEVSEFMVVEKYSHVMHIVSHVKGELAAGKDALDAIEATFPGGTITGAPKVRTMEIIEELEPVKRGVYTGSIGWFGFNGDIEVNIAIRTMVIKDGVAHVQAGAGIVIDSVPEAEYAESLKKAEALWKALELSEQRTMS